The Echeneis naucrates chromosome 8, fEcheNa1.1, whole genome shotgun sequence genome has a window encoding:
- the wipi2 gene encoding WD repeat domain phosphoinositide-interacting protein 2 isoform X1 has translation MNLASQSGDAGGSQLLFANFNQDNTSLAVGTKSGYKFFSLSAVDKLEQIYECTDTEDVCIVERLFSSSLVAIVSLKAPRKLKVCHFKKGTEICNYSYSNTILAVKLNRQRLIVCLEESLYIHNIRDMKVLHTIRETPPNPSGLCSLSISNDNCYLAYPGSATIGEVQVFDTVNLRAANMIPAHDSPLAALAFDASGTKLATASEKGTVIRVFSIPEGQKLFEFRRGVKRCVSICSLAFSMEGLYLSASSNTETVHIFKLETQKEKYVPAEEPTTWGGYLGKVLMASTTYLPSQVTEMFTQGRAFATVRLPFCGHKNICALAVIQKIPRLLVAAADGYLYLYNLDPQEGGECTLMKQHRLDGSADPPNEILEQASHDRPLVAQTYSAAVTKGYCEEQGAVGGAGLEDDLNDLRLEDENEQPPLILETD, from the exons GTCCTTAGCTGTTGGCACCAAATCAGGATACAAGTTTTTCTCCCTGTCCGCTGTGGATAAATTGGAACAGATATATGAATGTA cGGACACAGAGGATGTGTGTATTGTAGAGCGTCTGTTCTCCAGCAGTTTGGTAGCCATTGTCAGCCTAAAGGCCCCCAGGAAGCTCAAAGTCTGTCACTTCAAGAAGGGAACTGAGATCTGCAACTACTCTTATTCCAACACCATACTGGCTGTTAAACTCAACAGACAG AGGCTGATTGTGTGTCTGGAGGAGTCACTGTACATTCACAATATTAGAGATATGAAAGTGCTGCACACTATCAGAGAGACTCCACCCAACCCTTCAG GTTTATGTTCCCTTTCCATCAGCAATGATAACTGTTACCTGGCATACCCCGGGAGTGCTACAATAGGAGAAGTTCAAGTGTTTGACACAGTCAACCTG cGGGCGGCTAATATGATTCCGGCTCACGACAGCCCCTTAGCAGCTCTAGCTTTTGATGCCAGTGGAACTAAACTGGCCACAGCCTCAGAAAAG GGCACAGTTATTCGTGTCTTCTCAATCCCAGAGGGACAGAAGCTCTTTGAGTTTCGGCGAGGAGTCAAGAG GTGTGTGAGTATTTGTTCATTGGCATTCAGTATGGAAGGCCTGTACCTTTCAGCCTCAAGTAACACAGAGACGGTCCACATCTTCAAATTAGAAACGCAGAAGGAGAAGTATGT GCCTGCAGAGGAGCCCACCACATGGGGAGGCTATCTGGGTAAGGTCCTGATGGCATCCACCACCTACCTGCCTTCCCAGGTTACAGAAATGTTCACACAGGGGCGAGCCTTTGCCACCGTACGTCTGCCCTTCTGCGGACACAAGAATATCTGCGCCTTAGCTGT GATTCAGAAGATTCCCAGGTTGTTGGTTGCAGCAGCTGATGGTTACCTGTATCTGTACAACCTGGATCCACAAGAAGGCGGGGAATGTACACTAATGAAGCAGCACAG GTTGGATGGCAGTGCTGATCCACCCAATGAGATCCTTGAACAGGCATCACATGACCGTCCACTTGTAGCACAAACTTATAGTGCTGCTGTCACTAAAG GTTACTGTGAAGAGCAGGGTGCTGTGGGAGGGGCAGGCCTAGAGGATGACCTTAATGACTTGCGCTTAGAGGACGAGAACGAGCAACCACCACTCATCCTTGAAACTGACTGA
- the wipi2 gene encoding WD repeat domain phosphoinositide-interacting protein 2 isoform X3: MNLASQSGDAGGSQLLFANFNQDNTSLAVGTKSGYKFFSLSAVDKLEQIYECTDTEDVCIVERLFSSSLVAIVSLKAPRKLKVCHFKKGTEICNYSYSNTILAVKLNRQRLIVCLEESLYIHNIRDMKVLHTIRETPPNPSGLCSLSISNDNCYLAYPGSATIGEVQVFDTVNLRAANMIPAHDSPLAALAFDASGTKLATASEKGTVIRVFSIPEGQKLFEFRRGVKRCVSICSLAFSMEGLYLSASSNTETVHIFKLETQKEKPAEEPTTWGGYLGKVLMASTTYLPSQVTEMFTQGRAFATVRLPFCGHKNICALAVIQKIPRLLVAAADGYLYLYNLDPQEGGECTLMKQHRLDGSADPPNEILEQASHDRPLVAQTYSAAVTKGYCEEQGAVGGAGLEDDLNDLRLEDENEQPPLILETD, translated from the exons GTCCTTAGCTGTTGGCACCAAATCAGGATACAAGTTTTTCTCCCTGTCCGCTGTGGATAAATTGGAACAGATATATGAATGTA cGGACACAGAGGATGTGTGTATTGTAGAGCGTCTGTTCTCCAGCAGTTTGGTAGCCATTGTCAGCCTAAAGGCCCCCAGGAAGCTCAAAGTCTGTCACTTCAAGAAGGGAACTGAGATCTGCAACTACTCTTATTCCAACACCATACTGGCTGTTAAACTCAACAGACAG AGGCTGATTGTGTGTCTGGAGGAGTCACTGTACATTCACAATATTAGAGATATGAAAGTGCTGCACACTATCAGAGAGACTCCACCCAACCCTTCAG GTTTATGTTCCCTTTCCATCAGCAATGATAACTGTTACCTGGCATACCCCGGGAGTGCTACAATAGGAGAAGTTCAAGTGTTTGACACAGTCAACCTG cGGGCGGCTAATATGATTCCGGCTCACGACAGCCCCTTAGCAGCTCTAGCTTTTGATGCCAGTGGAACTAAACTGGCCACAGCCTCAGAAAAG GGCACAGTTATTCGTGTCTTCTCAATCCCAGAGGGACAGAAGCTCTTTGAGTTTCGGCGAGGAGTCAAGAG GTGTGTGAGTATTTGTTCATTGGCATTCAGTATGGAAGGCCTGTACCTTTCAGCCTCAAGTAACACAGAGACGGTCCACATCTTCAAATTAGAAACGCAGAAGGAGAA GCCTGCAGAGGAGCCCACCACATGGGGAGGCTATCTGGGTAAGGTCCTGATGGCATCCACCACCTACCTGCCTTCCCAGGTTACAGAAATGTTCACACAGGGGCGAGCCTTTGCCACCGTACGTCTGCCCTTCTGCGGACACAAGAATATCTGCGCCTTAGCTGT GATTCAGAAGATTCCCAGGTTGTTGGTTGCAGCAGCTGATGGTTACCTGTATCTGTACAACCTGGATCCACAAGAAGGCGGGGAATGTACACTAATGAAGCAGCACAG GTTGGATGGCAGTGCTGATCCACCCAATGAGATCCTTGAACAGGCATCACATGACCGTCCACTTGTAGCACAAACTTATAGTGCTGCTGTCACTAAAG GTTACTGTGAAGAGCAGGGTGCTGTGGGAGGGGCAGGCCTAGAGGATGACCTTAATGACTTGCGCTTAGAGGACGAGAACGAGCAACCACCACTCATCCTTGAAACTGACTGA
- the wipi2 gene encoding WD repeat domain phosphoinositide-interacting protein 2 isoform X2 — translation MNLASQSGDAGGSQLLFANFNQDNTSLAVGTKSGYKFFSLSAVDKLEQIYECTDTEDVCIVERLFSSSLVAIVSLKAPRKLKVCHFKKGTEICNYSYSNTILAVKLNRQRLIVCLEESLYIHNIRDMKVLHTIRETPPNPSGLCSLSISNDNCYLAYPGSATIGEVQVFDTVNLRAANMIPAHDSPLAALAFDASGTKLATASEKGTVIRVFSIPEGQKLFEFRRGVKRCVSICSLAFSMEGLYLSASSNTETVHIFKLETQKEKPAEEPTTWGGYLGKVLMASTTYLPSQVTEMFTQGRAFATVRLPFCGHKNICALAVIQKIPRLLVAAADGYLYLYNLDPQEGGECTLMKQHRLDGSADPPNEILEQASHDRPLVAQTYSAAVTKGQSHKCSSPTLCFQGYCEEQGAVGGAGLEDDLNDLRLEDENEQPPLILETD, via the exons GTCCTTAGCTGTTGGCACCAAATCAGGATACAAGTTTTTCTCCCTGTCCGCTGTGGATAAATTGGAACAGATATATGAATGTA cGGACACAGAGGATGTGTGTATTGTAGAGCGTCTGTTCTCCAGCAGTTTGGTAGCCATTGTCAGCCTAAAGGCCCCCAGGAAGCTCAAAGTCTGTCACTTCAAGAAGGGAACTGAGATCTGCAACTACTCTTATTCCAACACCATACTGGCTGTTAAACTCAACAGACAG AGGCTGATTGTGTGTCTGGAGGAGTCACTGTACATTCACAATATTAGAGATATGAAAGTGCTGCACACTATCAGAGAGACTCCACCCAACCCTTCAG GTTTATGTTCCCTTTCCATCAGCAATGATAACTGTTACCTGGCATACCCCGGGAGTGCTACAATAGGAGAAGTTCAAGTGTTTGACACAGTCAACCTG cGGGCGGCTAATATGATTCCGGCTCACGACAGCCCCTTAGCAGCTCTAGCTTTTGATGCCAGTGGAACTAAACTGGCCACAGCCTCAGAAAAG GGCACAGTTATTCGTGTCTTCTCAATCCCAGAGGGACAGAAGCTCTTTGAGTTTCGGCGAGGAGTCAAGAG GTGTGTGAGTATTTGTTCATTGGCATTCAGTATGGAAGGCCTGTACCTTTCAGCCTCAAGTAACACAGAGACGGTCCACATCTTCAAATTAGAAACGCAGAAGGAGAA GCCTGCAGAGGAGCCCACCACATGGGGAGGCTATCTGGGTAAGGTCCTGATGGCATCCACCACCTACCTGCCTTCCCAGGTTACAGAAATGTTCACACAGGGGCGAGCCTTTGCCACCGTACGTCTGCCCTTCTGCGGACACAAGAATATCTGCGCCTTAGCTGT GATTCAGAAGATTCCCAGGTTGTTGGTTGCAGCAGCTGATGGTTACCTGTATCTGTACAACCTGGATCCACAAGAAGGCGGGGAATGTACACTAATGAAGCAGCACAG GTTGGATGGCAGTGCTGATCCACCCAATGAGATCCTTGAACAGGCATCACATGACCGTCCACTTGTAGCACAAACTTATAGTGCTGCTGTCACTAAAGGTCAGTCGCACAAATGCAGCT CTCCGACCTTGTGTTTCCAAGGTTACTGTGAAGAGCAGGGTGCTGTGGGAGGGGCAGGCCTAGAGGATGACCTTAATGACTTGCGCTTAGAGGACGAGAACGAGCAACCACCACTCATCCTTGAAACTGACTGA